CTACCCACTTGGCTTCCGGATGGCGGGCAAGCGCCTGGATAACACTATCCAGGCTGCCGTGAGTTACATTCAAGGCTACCATAGCCTCTACCCGCGTGTCTGTCGTGTCAACATGCACAGCCACGGCACGTAAAATTCCGTTCTGCACCAGCCGCTTCAACCGGCGCCGGATAGTGGCCGAGCTAACATTAAGCGGACTGGCCAGCGCCTCACTGGTCTGCCAAGCATCCTGCTCCAGTAGTTTGATTAATTGCTCATCTGTTTCATCAATAGTATACATTTCGCTTAGATGATACACTGTTTCGCTTAATTTGTCAAATAAGCAATAAATAGGGTTGACATTCGGAAGCAGCTCATTTATAATAACGCATTCCTGATTTTATGACCCTTTTGATTACTATTCAAGCTCCAGTTACACTTTTCCGTCATATATCAAAAGGAGTGCATACTTTAATACAATAACAGGTTCCCTCTCTGTCACCTGTTTAGAATTAACTGACTTATCGGGGAGGGTGGTATGAAAACCAGGTAATTAAAACGATAGCTGGCCTCGCTAGGGGAAACCGGGGTGCTGGAGAACAGGCAACTCTACCAGCTTAAATACCAAGCCACACTCCTCCCGTAACCGGAGCCCTGGGGGTAAACGGGCTTAGTAGCGAGGTCAGCTATCCAGATATATTCAGGCCGACTAATTATACAGTCATCAGGATGAATAGTAAAACAAAGGACCCCCAATAACAAGGAGGACAATAGTATGAAAAGGAGAAGTATCTGGCTGGTAGTGAGTTGCCTGTTGGTACTGTCCATGGTGCTGGCCGCCTGCGGACCGGCGGCGCCGGCGCCACCAACCACGCCAACCACACCGACAACACCAACCACGCCGACTACGCCGACGACTCCGACAACACCGACAACCCCAACAACTCCCACCACACCAACGACATCAGACGTGCCCAATCACGGAGGAACGTTTACACTGGTACTGCCGGAGCAGCTCCGCATGCACCCGTTCGTGGGGCGGGGACGGAGCAGTACCATGACCTCTCACATCGGCGACCCGATGATGGACGCGGACTGGAGCAAGGGGAAAGCGGGCGGTTATGGCACCGGAGAAGTGGAAGGAGTGACCATCATTGTCTCTCCCCTGCACATGACCGGGGCGTTTGCCGAGAGCTGGGAACTGATCGGCAATGATACCGTTATCTACCACATCCGAAAGGGGATGCACTGGGGGCTCAACCCGGACAGCGCGGCCAGCCGGCTGGTGGGCGGACGGGAAGCCGATGCCTATGACGCCGAGGCTTCCTACCTGTGGGCTTACAACATGGACCCGGACAACCCACTGCCCAATGCTTACGCCCTGAACAGGCTGACCCCGGAAGAATGGCCGACATCGATAAAAGCCACCGACAAGTATACGATTGAGCTTAAAGGCAACCCGGCGGCCTTTGGCGGCATGTTCAAATGGACGGCACAGTCTCAGGACATGATTCCCCGCGAACTAATCGGCAAGTACGACCTGGGTGACTTCATGAACTGGGTGGGCACGGGAGCATTCATGCCCAAGGACTATGTTCCTACCAGTTCTGCTACCTTCGTCAGGAACCCCAACTACTGGCAGACAGACCCCGTTGGCCCGGGGAAGGGACAGCAACTACCCTACTTCGATAGTATCAAGACCCTCTTCATCACCGACCGATCCACCCGCATGGCGGCGCTGCGTACCGGCAAGATTGACCATCTCGGCGATAGAAGCTCAAGAGGCGCCTCCCCGGGTCTGACCAGGGAAGATGCGATGAGTTTGGTGCAATCTAATCCTGCGTTGAAATCCAACGGCGCCCCTGAGCGTATCCCGATGATTGCCTTCCGTCTGGACAAGCCGGAGCTGCCCTGGCATGATGTCAGGGTCAGGCAAGCGATGTGGCTGGCGCTTGACCGGCAGGCGATAGTCAATGATTTCTTTGGCGGTGAGGGTGACTGGTACCAGTACCCGATAGAC
This portion of the Dehalococcoidales bacterium genome encodes:
- a CDS encoding Lrp/AsnC family transcriptional regulator, encoding MYTIDETDEQLIKLLEQDAWQTSEALASPLNVSSATIRRRLKRLVQNGILRAVAVHVDTTDTRVEAMVALNVTHGSLDSVIQALARHPEAKWVASTTGRFDVLTLFEFNSTEELFQYVRNTLILIDGIKDSETFVCLHVGKGKHILSIA
- a CDS encoding ABC transporter substrate-binding protein — translated: MKRRSIWLVVSCLLVLSMVLAACGPAAPAPPTTPTTPTTPTTPTTPTTPTTPTTPTTPTTPTTSDVPNHGGTFTLVLPEQLRMHPFVGRGRSSTMTSHIGDPMMDADWSKGKAGGYGTGEVEGVTIIVSPLHMTGAFAESWELIGNDTVIYHIRKGMHWGLNPDSAASRLVGGREADAYDAEASYLWAYNMDPDNPLPNAYALNRLTPEEWPTSIKATDKYTIELKGNPAAFGGMFKWTAQSQDMIPRELIGKYDLGDFMNWVGTGAFMPKDYVPTSSATFVRNPNYWQTDPVGPGKGQQLPYFDSIKTLFITDRSTRMAALRTGKIDHLGDRSSRGASPGLTREDAMSLVQSNPALKSNGAPERIPMIAFRLDKPELPWHDVRVRQAMWLALDRQAIVNDFFGGEGDWYQYPIDTPDPMWKSLGAFIPFEELPPSAQELFQYNTDKAKQLLAEAGYPNGFSAELILEAENVDYASIVQFYLAKIGVDLQLAVKERGVFNSISIARSHPEAIWTAMAAPYSQHEWRVGHQSNVAYVDDPLMTNMIAEFAKYFMIDDEKAYAEFGKIFAHAIEQAFYLPLPQGRVYTVWWPWVKGYSGESMFGATSQFGFMKYIWMDQEMKKAMGY